From Kryptolebias marmoratus isolate JLee-2015 linkage group LG15, ASM164957v2, whole genome shotgun sequence, a single genomic window includes:
- the tmem9b gene encoding transmembrane protein 9B — MKMKPLFSVGGLCFLCFVLLSQVSAKNSEDIRCKCICPPYRDVEGQIYKQNVSLKDCNCLHVVEPMPVDGKDVEAYCLRCECKYEERSSGTIKVTIIMYLSILGLLLLYMVYLTLLEPMLKRRLFGHSQLIQSEDDVGDQQPFANAHNVLSRSHSRPNMLNKVEHAQQRWRRQVQEQRKSVFDRHVVLS, encoded by the exons ATGAAGATGAAGCCTCTGTTTTCTGTCGGGggtctctgttttttgtgttttgtgctgcTCTCCCAGGTTTCAGCGAAG AATTCAGAAGACATCCGCTGTAAATGCATCTGCCCGCCATACAGAGACGTCGAGGGGCAGATCTACAAGCAGAATGTGTCTCTCAAAGACTG TAACTGTCTCCACGTGGTTGAACCGATGCCGGTGGACGGGAAAGACGTTGAGGCCTACTGTCTGCGCTGTGAGTGTAAATATGAAGAGAGGAGCTCGGGGACCATTAAG GTAACCATCATAATGTACCTCTCCATTTtggggctgctgctgctctacATGGTTTATCTGACGCTCCTGGAGCCCATGTTGAAAAGGCGGCTGTTTGGACACTCGCAGCTCATCCAGAGCGAAGATGATGTCGGG gacCAGCAGCCTTTTGCCAACGCTCACAACGTTCTGTCCCGTTCGCACTCCCGACCCAACATGCTGAACAAAGTGGAGCACGCTCAGCAGCGCTGGAGGAGGCAGGTCCAGGAGCAGAGGAAGTCCGTGTTTGACCGCCATGTTGTTCTCAGTTAA